The Osmerus eperlanus chromosome 12, fOsmEpe2.1, whole genome shotgun sequence genome has a segment encoding these proteins:
- the myoz1b gene encoding myozenin-1b: MPLSAPAPPNKRKKVNKIITDLSHITQDDNESDPEASEFDLGTKIKTPKDVMLEELSLLNNKGSKMFRMRQQRVERFIISDESLQNFENLVPSLGCEVMFPPTPPPKPVVDEEAMKAELERKRQEYIQTYVSPWERAMKGDQTLTATMRACMPGPYIHKDLPLFKSFNRTALPYGGFEKGNRLLTFEAPEIRLAPEEPEPLPSLQADIRSRPSFNRTPIGWVCSEDCTHTPLELDTIPFDGETDDL; this comes from the exons ATGCCTCTCTCGGCCCCCGCTCCTCCAAACAAGAGAAAGAAGGTCAACAAAATTATCACTGACCTGTCCCACATCACCCAAGATG ATAATGAGTCGGACCCTGAGGCCTCAGAGTTTGACCTGGGCACCAAGATCAAGACCCCCAAGGATGTCATGCTGGAGGAGCTGTCTCTGCTCAATAACAAGGGCTCCAAGATGTTCAGGATGAGGCAGCAGAGAGTGGAGAGGTTTATCATCAGCGACGAGTCTCTG CAAAATTTTGAGAACCTGGTTCCATCCCTGGGGTGTGAAGTGATgttccctcctactcctcccccaAAGCCCg tggtggatgaggaggcaatgaaggcagagctggagaggaagaggcaggagtACATCCAAACCTACGTATCTCCATGGGAACGCGCCATGAAGGGAGACCAGACCCTCACAGCCACCATGAGGGCCTGCATGCCAGGACCCTACATCCACAAAGACCTGCCCCTCTTCAAGAGCTTCAACAg GACGGCGTTGCCCTATGGGGGCTTTGAAAAGGGCAACAGGCTGCTGACCTTCGAGGCTCCTGAGATCCGATTGGCCCCCGAGGAGccggagcccctcccctccctgcaggcAGACATCCGGTCCCGCCCCTCCTTTAACCGCACCCCCATAGGCTGGGTCTGCAGCGAGGACTGCACCCACACCCCCCTGGAGCTCGACACCATCCCCTTCGACGGAGAGACGGATGACCTGtga